The Malus domestica chromosome 10, GDT2T_hap1 genome contains a region encoding:
- the LOC103422293 gene encoding urease accessory protein D isoform X3, which produces MEREGRVEVEKVGGRSTVTRCFSKYPLKFIIPRKVGPSKTDAVWVYNLTYGGGIVSGDSISCEFNIGDGCTTVLTTQASTKVYKSVGFKCCEQVLEARVGSNALLAVIPDPVTCFSTARYSQKQVFRVVSDSSLVIVDWITSGRHESGEKWDFDLYKSINHIFMENDEPLFLDAVHLERGNISSIAERMQDYQVIAMVVLLGPKIKHIQNLVQENVKRIMSDQLHIPSTASGHQIKTNSDNRFAKPSFIASSSVFGPKGIGVVVRVAATTTESVYKFLQHQLAGMEPLLGVSPYH; this is translated from the exons atggagagagagggaagggtGGAGGTGGAAAAAGTGGGAGGAAGGTCAACAGTGACAAGATGCTTCTCAAAGTATCCTCTCAAGTTCATCATCCCCAGAAAG GTGGGTCCCTCCAAAACTGATGCTGTTTGGGTTTACAACCTCACCTATGGTGGTGGTATTGTTTCT GGAGATTCTATTTCATGTGAGTTTAACATTGGAGATGGCTGCACCACTGTCTTAACAACCCAAGCTTCCACTAAG GTTTACAAGTCTGTGGGATTCAAGTGCTGTGAACAAGTCTTGGAG GCAAGGGTTGGGAGCAATGCCCTTTTGGCGGTCATTCCTGATCCTGTGACATGTTTTTCCACGGCAAGATACTCTCAGAAACAAGTCTTTAGGGTAGTTTCCGACTCAAGTTTGGTCATTGTGGATTGGATTACCAGTGGGCGTCACGAAAGTGGAGAAAAATGGGATTTCGATCTTTACAAGAGCATCAACCACATATTTATGGAAAATGATGAACCTCTGTTTCTGGACGCg GTGCACCTCGAGCGTGGAAATATCTCTTCAATTGCTGAACGAATGCAGGACTACCAAGTAATTGCAATGGTTGTACTCTTGGG GCCAAAGATCAAGCACATTcagaacctagttcaagaaaaCGTGAAGAGGATCATGTCTGACCAATTACACATTCCTTCCACCGCGTCAGgtcaccaaataaaaacaaattctGATAATCGCTTCGCCAAACCAAGCTTTATTGCTTCTTCAAGTGTTTTTGGTCCTAAG GGAATCGGGGTGGTTGTTCGTGTAGCTGCTACAACAACTGAATCAGTTTATAAGTTCCTGCAGCATCAATTGGCCGGCATGGAGCCACTACTTGGGGTATCGCCATATCACTGA
- the LOC103422295 gene encoding UDP-N-acetylglucosamine diphosphorylase 1-like — protein MSEPSNDALLAPPPPQALLERLKDYGQEDAFALWDELSPDERQLLVNEIESLDLSRIDRIIRCSLRSHGLPTAAIEPVPESSVSAVEERTLEDRERWWKMGLKAIHEGKLAVLLLSGGQGTRLGSSDPKGCFNIGLPSGKSLFQLQAERILCVQRLAAQATNEGNAAPLQIHWYIMTSPFTDESTRKFFETHKYFGLDADQITFFQQGTIPCVSKDGRFIMETPYRVAKAPDGNGGVYSALKSSRLLEDMATRGIKYVDCYGVDNALVRVADPTFLGYFIDKGVSAAAKVVRKAYPQEKVGVFVRRGKGGPLTVVEYSEMDSSLASAINQETGRLRFCWSNVCLHMFTLDFLNQVANGLEKDSIYHLAEKKIPSIHGQSMGFKLEQFIFDAFPYAPSTALFEVLREEEFAPVKNANGSNYDTPDSARLLVLRLHARWVVAAGGFLTHSVPLYATGVEVSPLCSYAGENLEAICRGRTFHAPCEITF, from the exons atgagtgAGCCATCGAACGATGCGTTGTTGGCGCCACCCCCGCCTCAGGCGTTGCTGGAGAGGCTCAAGGATTACGGCCAAGAAGACGCCTTTGCCCTCTGGGACGAGCTCTCCCCCGACGAACGCCAGCTTCTCGTCAATGAAATCGAG AGTTTGGATCTTTCGAGAATCGATCGGATCATACGGTGTTCGCTTCGATCTCACG GGCTGCCGACGGCGGCGATTGAGCCGGTGCCGGAGAGCAGTGTGTCGGCGGTGGAGGAGCGAACGCTAGAAGACAGAGAGAGGTGGTGGAAGATGGGACTGAAAGCCATCCATGAGGGAAAGTTGGCTGTCCTACTTTTGTCCGGTGGACAG GGAACTCGGCTTGGAAGTTCAGATCCGAAGGGATGCTTCA ACATTGGGCTTCCATCTGGAAAGTCACTCTTTCAACTCCAAGCTGAGCGGATTTTGTGTGTCCAAAGACTAGCTGCTCAAGCTACAAATGAGG GTAACGCTGCTCCACTGCAAATACATTGGTATATCATGACCAGCCCATTTACTGATGAATCCACACGGAAATTTTTTGAAACTCATAAATACTTTGGTCTCGACGCTGACCAG ATAACCTTCTTTCAGCAAGGAACCATACCTTGTGTTTCAAAGGATGGAAGATTTATCATGGAAACTCCATATAGA GTAGCTAAGGCACCAGATGGGAATGGAGGAGTATATTCAG CTTTAAAATCATCAAGATTATTAGAAGATATGGCTACAAGAGGAATTAAATATGTGGATTGCTATGGAGTTGACAATGCACTG GTTCGTGTAGCTGATCCAACGTTCTTGGGATATTTCATTGATAAAGGTGTTTCAGCTGCTGCAAAAGTTGTTCGTAAG GCATACCCACAAGAAAAGGTTGGTGTGTTTGTACGTCGAGGAAAAGGAGGACCTCTTACTGTGGTTGAATACAGTGAGATGGACTCATCTCTGGCATCTGCAATCAATCAAGAAACTGGACGTCTTCGTTTTTGTTGGAGTAAT GTGTGTTTGCACATGTTCACCCTGGATTTTCTAAACCAAGTGGCTAATGGCCTTGAGAAGGATAgcat TTACCATCTCGCTGAGAAGAAAATTCCTTCTATCCATGGACAGTCGATGGGATTCAAACTAGAGCAATTCATATTCGATGCGTTTCCTTATGCACCCTCAACTGCACTTTTTGAG GTATTGCGTGAAGAAGAGTTTGCACCGGTAAAAAATGCAAACGGGTCAAATTATGACACTCCGGATAGTGCCAGGCTTCTTGTTCTCCGACTCCACGCTCGTTGGGTAGTTGCCGCTGGTGGATTCTTAACACATTCAGTGCCTTTATATGCAACTG GTGTGGAGGTGTCACCTCTTTGTTCGTATGCCGGAGAAAACCTCGAAGCTATTTGCCGTGGACGAACCTTCCATGCCCCTTGCGAGATTACATTCTAA
- the LOC103422293 gene encoding urease accessory protein D isoform X4: MEREGRVEVEKVGGRSTVTRCFSKYPLKFIIPRKGDSISCEFNIGDGCTTVLTTQASTKVYKSVGFKCCEQVLEARVGSNALLAVIPDPVTCFSTARYSQKQVFRVVSDSSLVIVDWITSGRHESGEKWDFDLYKSINHIFMENDEPLFLDAVHLERGNISSIAERMQDYQVIAMVVLLGPKIKHIQNLVQENVKRIMSDQLHIPSTASGHQIKTNSDNRFAKPSFIASSSVFGPKGIGVVVRVAATTTESVYKFLQHQLAGMEPLLGVSPYH, translated from the exons atggagagagagggaagggtGGAGGTGGAAAAAGTGGGAGGAAGGTCAACAGTGACAAGATGCTTCTCAAAGTATCCTCTCAAGTTCATCATCCCCAGAAAG GGAGATTCTATTTCATGTGAGTTTAACATTGGAGATGGCTGCACCACTGTCTTAACAACCCAAGCTTCCACTAAG GTTTACAAGTCTGTGGGATTCAAGTGCTGTGAACAAGTCTTGGAG GCAAGGGTTGGGAGCAATGCCCTTTTGGCGGTCATTCCTGATCCTGTGACATGTTTTTCCACGGCAAGATACTCTCAGAAACAAGTCTTTAGGGTAGTTTCCGACTCAAGTTTGGTCATTGTGGATTGGATTACCAGTGGGCGTCACGAAAGTGGAGAAAAATGGGATTTCGATCTTTACAAGAGCATCAACCACATATTTATGGAAAATGATGAACCTCTGTTTCTGGACGCg GTGCACCTCGAGCGTGGAAATATCTCTTCAATTGCTGAACGAATGCAGGACTACCAAGTAATTGCAATGGTTGTACTCTTGGG GCCAAAGATCAAGCACATTcagaacctagttcaagaaaaCGTGAAGAGGATCATGTCTGACCAATTACACATTCCTTCCACCGCGTCAGgtcaccaaataaaaacaaattctGATAATCGCTTCGCCAAACCAAGCTTTATTGCTTCTTCAAGTGTTTTTGGTCCTAAG GGAATCGGGGTGGTTGTTCGTGTAGCTGCTACAACAACTGAATCAGTTTATAAGTTCCTGCAGCATCAATTGGCCGGCATGGAGCCACTACTTGGGGTATCGCCATATCACTGA
- the LOC103422293 gene encoding urease accessory protein D isoform X2: MEREGRVEVEKVGGRSTVTRCFSKYPLKFIIPRKGDSISCEFNIGDGCTTVLTTQASTKGGVQDNDFGVPITSRGFIIFIPLFVYKSVGFKCCEQVLEARVGSNALLAVIPDPVTCFSTARYSQKQVFRVVSDSSLVIVDWITSGRHESGEKWDFDLYKSINHIFMENDEPLFLDAVHLERGNISSIAERMQDYQVIAMVVLLGPKIKHIQNLVQENVKRIMSDQLHIPSTASGHQIKTNSDNRFAKPSFIASSSVFGPKGIGVVVRVAATTTESVYKFLQHQLAGMEPLLGVSPYH, translated from the exons atggagagagagggaagggtGGAGGTGGAAAAAGTGGGAGGAAGGTCAACAGTGACAAGATGCTTCTCAAAGTATCCTCTCAAGTTCATCATCCCCAGAAAG GGAGATTCTATTTCATGTGAGTTTAACATTGGAGATGGCTGCACCACTGTCTTAACAACCCAAGCTTCCACTAAG GGAGGAGTGCAAGATAAcgattttggagtgccaataacatctCGCGGATTCATTATCTTCATTCCCTTATTC GTTTACAAGTCTGTGGGATTCAAGTGCTGTGAACAAGTCTTGGAG GCAAGGGTTGGGAGCAATGCCCTTTTGGCGGTCATTCCTGATCCTGTGACATGTTTTTCCACGGCAAGATACTCTCAGAAACAAGTCTTTAGGGTAGTTTCCGACTCAAGTTTGGTCATTGTGGATTGGATTACCAGTGGGCGTCACGAAAGTGGAGAAAAATGGGATTTCGATCTTTACAAGAGCATCAACCACATATTTATGGAAAATGATGAACCTCTGTTTCTGGACGCg GTGCACCTCGAGCGTGGAAATATCTCTTCAATTGCTGAACGAATGCAGGACTACCAAGTAATTGCAATGGTTGTACTCTTGGG GCCAAAGATCAAGCACATTcagaacctagttcaagaaaaCGTGAAGAGGATCATGTCTGACCAATTACACATTCCTTCCACCGCGTCAGgtcaccaaataaaaacaaattctGATAATCGCTTCGCCAAACCAAGCTTTATTGCTTCTTCAAGTGTTTTTGGTCCTAAG GGAATCGGGGTGGTTGTTCGTGTAGCTGCTACAACAACTGAATCAGTTTATAAGTTCCTGCAGCATCAATTGGCCGGCATGGAGCCACTACTTGGGGTATCGCCATATCACTGA
- the LOC103422294 gene encoding uncharacterized protein gives MSLILRLRNHLPNGFCRRPLISSLGALNSGRLNGFCRNFGQPARQEEEEEEEVEIDQRRLPADYDPATFDPTEHRSPPTDRVFRLVDEISSLTLVEVAELGSILMRKKGMTEPPVVGVMKPGAAGLGLAMKGPSAAKEEKKPEKTVFELKLESFEAASKIKLIKEVRSFTDLGLKEAKDLVEKAPAVLKTGVSKEDGEQLVEKLKALGAKVSLE, from the coding sequence ATGAGTTTGATCTTAAGATTACGGAATCATTTGCCTAATGGGTTCTGCAGAAGACCCCTTATTTCTTCCCTTGGAGCACTGAATTCTGGTAGATTAAATGGGTTTTGTCGAAACTTTGGTCAACCTGCAAggcaagaagaggaagaggaggaagaagtggAGATTGACCAGAGGAGACTCCCTGCTGATTATGATCCTGCTACATTTGATCCCACAGAGCATCGTAGTCCTCCAACTGATCGGGTTTTTAGGCTCGTAGATGAAATATCATCACTCACATTGGTTGAAGTTGCTGAGCTGGGTTCCATTTTGATGAGAAAAAAGGGAATGACGGAGCCGCCAGTTGTGGGAGTTATGAAGCCAGGAGCTGCTGGACTAGGATTGGCAATGAAGGGACCGTCAGCAGCTAAGGAGGAGAAGAAACCAGAAAAGACTGTATTTGAATTGAAATTGGAGTCATTTGAGGCAGCGTCTAAAATAAAACTGATCAAGGAGGTAAGGAGCTTCACCGACTTAGGACTCAAGGAAGCAAAGGATTTAGTGGAGAAGGCGCCAGCGGTGCTAAAGACAGGAGTGTCAAAGGAAGATGGAGAACAACTGGTAGAGAAGCTGAAAGCTCTTGGCGCAAAGGTTTCtcttgaatga
- the LOC103422293 gene encoding urease accessory protein D isoform X1, whose translation MEREGRVEVEKVGGRSTVTRCFSKYPLKFIIPRKVGPSKTDAVWVYNLTYGGGIVSGDSISCEFNIGDGCTTVLTTQASTKGGVQDNDFGVPITSRGFIIFIPLFVYKSVGFKCCEQVLEARVGSNALLAVIPDPVTCFSTARYSQKQVFRVVSDSSLVIVDWITSGRHESGEKWDFDLYKSINHIFMENDEPLFLDAVHLERGNISSIAERMQDYQVIAMVVLLGPKIKHIQNLVQENVKRIMSDQLHIPSTASGHQIKTNSDNRFAKPSFIASSSVFGPKGIGVVVRVAATTTESVYKFLQHQLAGMEPLLGVSPYH comes from the exons atggagagagagggaagggtGGAGGTGGAAAAAGTGGGAGGAAGGTCAACAGTGACAAGATGCTTCTCAAAGTATCCTCTCAAGTTCATCATCCCCAGAAAG GTGGGTCCCTCCAAAACTGATGCTGTTTGGGTTTACAACCTCACCTATGGTGGTGGTATTGTTTCT GGAGATTCTATTTCATGTGAGTTTAACATTGGAGATGGCTGCACCACTGTCTTAACAACCCAAGCTTCCACTAAG GGAGGAGTGCAAGATAAcgattttggagtgccaataacatctCGCGGATTCATTATCTTCATTCCCTTATTC GTTTACAAGTCTGTGGGATTCAAGTGCTGTGAACAAGTCTTGGAG GCAAGGGTTGGGAGCAATGCCCTTTTGGCGGTCATTCCTGATCCTGTGACATGTTTTTCCACGGCAAGATACTCTCAGAAACAAGTCTTTAGGGTAGTTTCCGACTCAAGTTTGGTCATTGTGGATTGGATTACCAGTGGGCGTCACGAAAGTGGAGAAAAATGGGATTTCGATCTTTACAAGAGCATCAACCACATATTTATGGAAAATGATGAACCTCTGTTTCTGGACGCg GTGCACCTCGAGCGTGGAAATATCTCTTCAATTGCTGAACGAATGCAGGACTACCAAGTAATTGCAATGGTTGTACTCTTGGG GCCAAAGATCAAGCACATTcagaacctagttcaagaaaaCGTGAAGAGGATCATGTCTGACCAATTACACATTCCTTCCACCGCGTCAGgtcaccaaataaaaacaaattctGATAATCGCTTCGCCAAACCAAGCTTTATTGCTTCTTCAAGTGTTTTTGGTCCTAAG GGAATCGGGGTGGTTGTTCGTGTAGCTGCTACAACAACTGAATCAGTTTATAAGTTCCTGCAGCATCAATTGGCCGGCATGGAGCCACTACTTGGGGTATCGCCATATCACTGA